The sequence GCCCTTGCCAGCGCCGACGGTGCGAATCCGAACTGGAGCGGCACGACCTGCGCGGTGTATTGCCACGGCTCCACGCTGACCGGCACCGGCGCGAACAACACGCCCACCTGGACGACCGTGGACGGCTCGCAGAAAGAGTGCGGCAAGTCGTGTCACACGACGCCACCCAACGGCGCGCATCCTTCCAACACGGACTGCAAGCAGTGTCACGGCGCGGTGATCAACAACTTCGCCGGGGCGAACAGCACCTGGGTCGACTCGAGCAAGCACATCAACGGCCAGGTAGAGGTCACCGGCGGCAGCCTGACCTGCACCAGCTGCCACGGCAATGCTTCTACCGCCAACCCGAGCCCGCCCTTGGGCACGAAGGGTGAGACGCAGACCACGCAGGCTGCCGTCGGCGCGCACCAGCAGCATCTTGCAGCTGCCACGTGGCACCGCCAGGTGCTGTGCACGGACTGCCACGTCGTTCCCACCTCGACGGCTCACTCCAATGGCACGGTGGATTTCGGCTGGGGCGGGCCGGCCAAGGCCGATGGCGCCAATCCCAGCTACACGGCGGCCAGCACGACTTGTTCGGGCGTGTACTGCCACGGCTCGACGCTGTTCGGCGCCAAAGCCGGTGGTAGCACCAAGAAGAGCCCGGTGTGGACGACCGTGAATGGCACCTACGATGCCTGCGGTTCGAGCTGTCACACGAATCCCCCCGGCCCCACGCATCCGGCGAGCACGACCTGTGAGACCTGCCACGCTGCAGTGGTGCAGAGCTTCAACCCGGCCACCAACGCCGTGGTGTGGAAGAACGCGAGCCTACACGTCAACGGCACCGTGGAGGTGACGAGCTACCACGATCTGCCCAACTGGACGACGCCCAAGGGCAACGGGAATCATCACGGCAGCAACTACTTCCTGACCAACCAGCAGCGCGACGAGCACAACGCGGCGTGCACCAACTGCCACGGCGCCAATCTGGACGGCGGCACCTCCGGCGTGTCGTGCAACAACACCAGCTGTCACAGCGGCAACTGGAAGAGCTGCACGTTCTGCCACGGGACGCCACCGGCCCAAAACAACCCCCCCGTGGGCGTGGGTGGCGAAACGCTGACCACTACCCTGGCCGTCGGGCGCCACACGGCGCACCTGACCTCGAGCAGTTCACACCTGGCCTTTGCTTGCTCGACCTGTCATTCCGTCCCCGCGGCGGGCAACGTCAGTCACGCCCTCGAATACGTGGCTTCGGCCAACCTGCAGACGCCGGGACATCACGGGAACGTGAACTTCTCGAGTGCTGCAGGGCCCATGGTGTGGAACGTCAACGCTACGACCGGCGCGCCGGTCACGGCGCGAGGCACCTGCGTCGGCGGCTGTCACTCGAACGGCAACGGCGGCCCGCCGGCTGTCACACCCTACTGGGCCGGCGGTAGCTGGACCACGCCCTGCAACAACTGCCACGGCGACCCGCCCAACAACGGCGAGCACAACAAGCACGTCAACGGTGAGAACGTTGCCTGCACGGTGTGCCACTACCCGGCCAACACGGCGACGCACTTGAACGGACAAACCGACGTGCGACCGAACATCGGCGGCACGAATGGCGGTGGCGTCACCTACAACCCGAATGGGTGCGGCAACGGCAATCCGAGCTGCAGCGGAACCTGCCACGGCGAAAACCACCAAAATCAATGTTGGTAGTCTTGGCAGCCGCGTGGTCTCCCTCGAGGCCGCGCGGCTCCCGCCCAGGAACCGTCATCGCTCGGGCCCGCGGGGGCGCGCCGGACTCGACCCGTCGAGTCTCACTCGCCTGGCGTCTGCCTCGATGTACCTGGCAGGGAACGGCGGGGCGGCGATGTGTAACCTGACGGAATCTCATCGCATGCTTCGTTCTGGAACTGAGCGCCTCGAAAAGCGGGCACATCCTTTGCTAGCCTTGGGAGGCGGAGGAACGAATGCTCTGGCGCCAATTCCCTAGCTGCCTGGTTCTGGTTCTGGGCACTGCGATAGCGTGCGACCGCGTCGTTGGCGTAGATGGCGACTTCGAGGAGGTAACGGGCTGCGAAGCGTTTGGGAACACTTGCCTTGCACCTCCGCCTGCGGATTGGAGTGGACCTGGCATCCTCTTCGACGACTTGAATACGGTCACGACCTGTCCTTCCGTATTCCCAGATCCACCAGAGCCAGGCCAGATCCTCGGCACATCCATGTCTGCAAGCGCACCGAAATGCGAATGCGCCTGCGACCCCTCGGACAAGGCCAAGTGCGATAACCTCCAGGTCTTTTCAAACGAATCCGGCTGCCCCGCCCAAGGCACGCCGATATTCACCGCGAAGGAAGGAGTCTGTGCTTTGGTGGGAGCGGTAGGCTCCCCTGCCGTCAGCTTCAAGGCGCCATTGGTGCTGAAGGGCTGCACGCCGCGGGAAGCGCATGACATCGCGCCCCCGGCCTGGAAGCAACCGGCCCTGCTGTGCACCAGGCAGTTCGCGGGAAGCGCCTGCGCCGATGGTATTTGCGCGCCCCCGATCCCGGCAGAAGCGCAAGTCTGTGTCTACAAGGTCGGCGATGAGGCTTGTCCGGCGGGTCCGTACAGTGTGCGCACCCTCTATTACACCCATGTGACCGACGAACGTGCCTGCTCGGCATGCACGTGCGGGAACGCTGCGGAGACCTGCACGGGTGGCGTCGAGTACTACATTTCTACTCTGTGCACGGGCACCCCGGACGCCAGCGCGAGTATCTCGAGCTGCAAGGCTCCCCCACCCGCCGGAACCCACGCCTTGTACAAGGCCACCTTGCCCGACAATCTCACCTGTTCACCAAGCGCGAGCACGGCAAGCGGAGATGCCAAAGCCGACGGACCACTGACGGTGTGCTGCCAGAAGTGAGCGCATCCTTTCACGAACTCGGGATCGGGAGCTCTAGTGTTTGAGCGCGCAGCGCTCTAGCGCCACCAATGCTGGCTCGGATCGCCAGTCTTGGGTTGTGCGGACGGCCCCTCCCGCGGCGGCGGCGTGGAACGTTCCGGTGATGCGACAGGCTTTTCGACCACCGGCGCCCCCGCTACTTCCCTACCCGATGCAGGCGCGCGACCTGCATCGGGAGCGCTTGCCGAACCTTCGTCGGGCAGCGGCGTCGGTGTCAGTTCGACGGCTGGAGGAATGTCCACGTGAATGGTCGGGCGCAGCGCACGTAGCTCAGGAGGTTTGCGCATCGCAAACAAGCCCGCCATTGCTGCCAAAACGCCACAAGTGACCAGCGCGCCGAGAACGATGGGCCATCTCGACCGCCGAGCCACTTGGACCTCCGGGGCGCGCAGCGACAAGGCGGGGGCAGGCGGGTCCACGACGGTATCGGAAAATGTTGCCTTGAACGTCGAGGCCGGACTCGAACTGGGCTGCACTGCTGCCACTGGCACTCTAGGCGAGACCATCGTCCCCACCGGAGCGGGGTTCGCCAGATCGGCAGTGACACGAGTGGGAATGCTGTCCGCGCTGGGCGCGAGGGGCGCCGTGCGACGGAACGCCTTGCGTTCGAGTACCCGCGTTGGTGCGTCATCCGAAACCTCTCGCGATCCGCGCAGTTTGCGGGGGCTGAGACTGTCGATGGCGAAACTGAGTGCACCTGCAACTTCCGGTGCATGCCCTTCCTCGAGCAAGGGAAGGGTGCCGACGCCCGTCACACGGCCCAGTTGGCGAACGGCTTCGATCGCGGATGGGTAGCGCTCCCCCGCAACCGGGTGTGCCGCGTGAGCAAACCACGCGTCGAAATCAGCAGGGAGCCAGGTTGCTCCGTAGCTGCGCGCGCGCACCGTTGCCGCCTCACTGGGGCCGCGTCCCAGCAGATTCCCCAACTGATACACGTTCTCGCAGCGATCACGCTCGGCGCGGAAGTAGTGGGCGCCTACCAAGAAGCGGAACGCGATCATCGCGAGGGCATAGATGTCCGCTGCCCCCGTGATGGCCCCGAAATTGAACTGCTCTGGCGCCATGTAAAGCGGCGTGCCGACGGTCTGGCTGACGTTCTCGAAGCCGCTGTCTGCAATCACTTTCGCAATTCCGAAGTCGAGGATCTTCACCAAGGGAGTCCCATCGGAGCGCTCGGTGAGGAACAGATTCCCAGGCTTCAGATCGCGGTGCACCACGTTGCGCGCATGTGTCCGGTCCAGAGCCACCGCGACTTGACTGAGATAGACGATGACTTCTTCCGGGGCGAAACGGCCCTTGCGCGACACGCGAGCGTCGAGGCTCTCGCCGCGCAGCAGTTCCATCACCAAGAACGGGATCTCCGTCGTGTCGTCCACGCCGGCGTCCAAAACATCCACGACGTAGTCGCCGCCAATCTGCGCCGCGACGCGGCACTCGCGGGTGAACCGCTCGCGGAACTCGGGTTGCTTTGCAAAAGCTGGCCACAGCGTCTTCATCGCGACTCGGCGTTGAG comes from Polyangiaceae bacterium and encodes:
- a CDS encoding CxxxxCH/CxxCH domain-containing protein, with product MYVRTLHVVSVFAAASMMAAACGGGDESSGGGGTSGSAGSAASAGMDGGGGTSGSATGGTSGSSGSSGSSGSAGNSGASGSSGAAGMDGGLDGAAGSSGAAGADGGSPFDPTCYNCHGTKGNPTPAPPQDTSNNTATTFKGVGAHQSHLTPANWHGPVTCPDCHLVPTDMWDPGHIDTSLPAELTWGALASADGANPNWSGTTCAVYCHGSTLTGTGANNTPTWTTVDGSQKECGKSCHTTPPNGAHPSNTDCKQCHGAVINNFAGANSTWVDSSKHINGQVEVTGGSLTCTSCHGNASTANPSPPLGTKGETQTTQAAVGAHQQHLAAATWHRQVLCTDCHVVPTSTAHSNGTVDFGWGGPAKADGANPSYTAASTTCSGVYCHGSTLFGAKAGGSTKKSPVWTTVNGTYDACGSSCHTNPPGPTHPASTTCETCHAAVVQSFNPATNAVVWKNASLHVNGTVEVTSYHDLPNWTTPKGNGNHHGSNYFLTNQQRDEHNAACTNCHGANLDGGTSGVSCNNTSCHSGNWKSCTFCHGTPPAQNNPPVGVGGETLTTTLAVGRHTAHLTSSSSHLAFACSTCHSVPAAGNVSHALEYVASANLQTPGHHGNVNFSSAAGPMVWNVNATTGAPVTARGTCVGGCHSNGNGGPPAVTPYWAGGSWTTPCNNCHGDPPNNGEHNKHVNGENVACTVCHYPANTATHLNGQTDVRPNIGGTNGGGVTYNPNGCGNGNPSCSGTCHGENHQNQCW
- a CDS encoding protein kinase, with the protein product MSELLTPGMVFAGRYRLAEPIGMGGFGAVYAAEHLVTQRRVAMKTLWPAFAKQPEFRERFTRECRVAAQIGGDYVVDVLDAGVDDTTEIPFLVMELLRGESLDARVSRKGRFAPEEVIVYLSQVAVALDRTHARNVVHRDLKPGNLFLTERSDGTPLVKILDFGIAKVIADSGFENVSQTVGTPLYMAPEQFNFGAITGAADIYALAMIAFRFLVGAHYFRAERDRCENVYQLGNLLGRGPSEAATVRARSYGATWLPADFDAWFAHAAHPVAGERYPSAIEAVRQLGRVTGVGTLPLLEEGHAPEVAGALSFAIDSLSPRKLRGSREVSDDAPTRVLERKAFRRTAPLAPSADSIPTRVTADLANPAPVGTMVSPRVPVAAVQPSSSPASTFKATFSDTVVDPPAPALSLRAPEVQVARRSRWPIVLGALVTCGVLAAMAGLFAMRKPPELRALRPTIHVDIPPAVELTPTPLPDEGSASAPDAGRAPASGREVAGAPVVEKPVASPERSTPPPREGPSAQPKTGDPSQHWWR